A genome region from Strigops habroptila isolate Jane chromosome 12, bStrHab1.2.pri, whole genome shotgun sequence includes the following:
- the SOX30 gene encoding transcription factor SOX-30: MEGGGRQRPLPHSAPLRPPAAPRHRPAPGHAKAAPGVLHVKVEEPEVQPGNASGYCGDSRESERGFGCSQVQGVGEEACGAVKRERDRERGSGESQSKVKVLEKWGSGKETCREGAVKVELPDVAFEASGVKVGKGDASAGSLCGTANAPEDVKIPVVLHPLPPGTHIQIQGPLPSGLLHMAKVPVKKVPLKMQSLLEPSVKIETKNVPFTVLPSDAGMPDTPFSKDKNGHVKRPMNAFMVWARIHRPVLAKANPAANNADISVQLGLEWSKLTEEQKQPYYDEAHKIKQRHREEFPGWVYQPRPSKRKRFPLPVSAVFSSVSQSVITTNPVGICPIQSPAYSVVIPNVKNSIGYPVCEPPAIRLPASSIQPAGPITLFQTTSANTASVAVPAPTLPLHPVISPQHFAEPAKTEALDVSSGLNCSLKRPAPVFIESFSGNPSNITNTNGRFSVSNSEPPKEYPGVSIFPRGLPLPQATPFLHSHVYDIAQPAGLFGVPPRVSFYHSYIVPGPHYFPSSTCPFSRPPFGCANFPSSVPECFGFYEDKYRRQELMFPALDGAYPSKEYPEESTCENHHSYVSLEAVSSHSNWNEGQVISPLPQLDVGVLEEVFSATPSNSSSIHIVNVTDSDEEEEVKLLQEL, from the exons ATGGAGGGGGGCGGGCGGCAGCGCCCGCTCCCCCACAGCGCCCCCCTGCGGCCGCCGGCGGCGCCCCGCCACCGCCCGGCACCGGGGCACGCCAAGGCTGCCCCCGGGGTGCTGCACGTCAAAGTGGAGGAGCCCGAGGTGCAGCCGGGAAATGCTTCGGGCTACTGCGGGGATAGCAGGGAGTCAGAGAGAGGGTTCGGGTGCTCCCAAGTTCAGGGAGTGGGTGAAGAGGCTTGCGGTGCCGTCAAGAGAGAAAGGGACCGTGAAAGGGGCAGTGGTGAAAGCCAGAGCAAGGTGAAGGTGCTGGAGAAATGGGGGAGTGGAAAGGAGACCTGCAGAGAAGGTGCTGTCAAAGTGGAGCTGCCTGATGTGGCCTTTGAGGCCTCCGGGGTGAAGGTGGGAAAGGGTGATGCTTCGGCTGGATCCCTCTGTGGGACTGCCAATGC CCCTGAAGATGTGAAGATCCCGGTTGTGCTTCACCCTTTGCCTCCTGGGACCCACATCCAGATCCAAGGCCCTCTGCCATCAGGCCTGCTCCACATGGCGAAAGTGCCGGTGAAAAAAGTGCCGCTTAAAATGCAGTCTTTGCTGGAGCCTTCAGTAAAGATCGAAACCAAAAACGTTCCCTTCACAGTACTCCCCTCCGATGCAG GTATGCCAGACACTCCATTTAGCAAGGACAAAAATGGCCACGTAAAGCGCCCAATGAATGCATTTATGGTGTGGGCAAGGATTCATCGGCCTGTCCTAGCAAAAGCTAACCCAGCTGCCAACAATGCAGACATCAGTGTTCAGCTTGGATTGGAGTGGAGCAAACTGactgaagagcagaagcagccctATTATGATGAAGctcataaaataaaacaaaggcaCAGAGAGGAATTTCCTG GTTGGGTTTATCAACCACGACCAAGCAAAAGGAAGCGTTTTCCACTGCCtgtctctgctgtgttttccagtgtttctcaGAGTGTCATCACTACAAATCCAGTTGGCATTTGTCCCATCCAGTCACCTGCTTACTCTGTTGTCATCCCCAACGTGAAGAACAGTATTGGATATCCAGTTT GTGAGCCTCCTGCCATCCGTCTGCCGGCTTCTTCCATTCAACCTGCTGGTCCAATTACTCTTTTCCAGACTACTAGTGCAAACACCGCATCAGTGGCTGTTCCAGCTCCAACCCTGCCCCTGCACCCTGTAATTTCACCACAGCACTTTGCTGAACCTGCTAAGACAGAAGCTCTTGATGTGTCATCTGGGCTCAATTGCTCTCTGAAGAGACCTGCACCAGTTTTCATTGAGAGCTTCAGCGGAAACCCAAGTAACATAACCAACACTAATGGCAGATTTTCTGTCTCTAATAGTGAGCCCCCCAAGGAGTACCCAGGGGTTTCTATTTTCCCTAGAGGTTTACCTCTTCCCCAGGCTACCCCTTTTCTCCACTCACACGTCTATGACATTGCTCAGCCAGCTGGTCTGTTTGGAGTACCTCCTCGGGTTTCATTTTACCACTCTTACATTGTTCCTGGACCTCACTATTTCCCATCAAG CACATGCCCGTTCAGCCGTCCTCCATTTGGCTGTGCGAATTTCCCCAGCTCAGTGCCTGAATGCTTTGGCTTTTATGAAGACAAGTACCGAAGACAGGAATTGATGTTTCCAGCTCTGGACGGAGCCTATCCTTCCAAGGAATACCCAGAAGAAAGTACATGTGAGAACCACCACAGCTATGTGAGCCTCGAAGCAGTGTCCTCTCACAGCAACTGGAACGAGGGGCAGGTTATAAGTCCCCTACCACAGCTGGACGTTGGAGTACTGGAGGAGGTTTTCTCAGCCACCCCGTCTAATTCCTCCAGCATCCACATAGTCAATGTAACTGATAGTGACGAGGAAGAGGAAGTAAAGTTGTTGCAAgaattgtaa
- the THG1L gene encoding probable tRNA(His) guanylyltransferase isoform X1, whose protein sequence is MFGCGRAASTVAARSGWWARCLRCRGRRFLLSMAKSKFEYVRDFEADDTCLPNCWIVVRLDGRNFHRFSEQHEFKKPNDDRALHLMTKCAQTVMEELEDIAIAYGQSDEYSFVFKKKSRWFKRRASKFMTHVVSQFASSYVFYWKDYFKDQQLLYPPGFDARIVLYPSNQNLKDYLSWRQADCHINNLYNTVFWMLVQRSGLTPVQAQDRLQGTLAGDKNEILFSEFNINYNNEPLMYRKGTVLVWQKVNEVTTKKIKLPKEAEEKEVEVTRTRTKVVPLHCDIIGDQFWEEYPEILAEDS, encoded by the exons ATGTTCGGTTGCGGGCGGGCCGCCTCGACTGTCGCGGCCCGGAGCGGGTGGTGGGCGCGCTGCTTGCGCTGCCGCGGCCGCCGCTTCCTCCTCTCCATGGCGAAAAGCAAGTTCGAGTATGTGCGGGACTTCGAGGCGGACGATACCTGTCTGCCCAACTGCTGGATAGTGGTGCGGCTGGACGGCCGCAACTTCCACAG GTTTTCTGAGCAGCACGAGTTCAAAAAGCCAAATGATGACCGTGCTCTTCATCTGATGACCAAGTGTGCCCAGACAGTGATGGAAGAACTGGAGGATATTGCTATTGCTTATGGACAGAGTGATgaatacagttttgttttcaaaaagaagagTAGATGGTTTAAAAGAAGAGCAAG TAAGTTCATGACTCATGTGGTCTCCCAGTTTGCCTCAAGTTACGTTTTCTATTGGAAGGATTACTTCAAGGACCAGCAACTTCTGTACCCCCCAGGATTTGATGCCCGAATTGTGTTGTATCCCAGCAACCAGAACTTAAAGGACTACCTCAGCTGGAGACAAGCGGATT gCCATATTAATAACCTTTACAATACAGTGTTTTGGATGCTTGTACAGCGAAGTGGTTTGACACCAGTGCAAGCACAGGATAGGCTGCAG gGGACTTTGGCTGGAGATaagaatgaaatattattttctgaattcaaCATCAACTACAACAATGAACCTTTGATGTACAGGAAAGGAACTGTCTTAGTATGGCAAAAG GTTAATGAAGTCACGACTAAGAAAATCAAACTgccaaaggaagcagaagaaaaggaagttgaAGTGACCCGGACTAGGACTAAAGTTGTTCCCCTGCACTGTGACATTATCGGGGACCAGTTCTGGGAGGAATATCCTGAGATTCTGGCTGAGGATAGTTGA
- the THG1L gene encoding probable tRNA(His) guanylyltransferase isoform X3 codes for MDRVMNTVLFSKRRVDGLKEEQGFDARIVLYPSNQNLKDYLSWRQADCHINNLYNTVFWMLVQRSGLTPVQAQDRLQGTLAGDKNEILFSEFNINYNNEPLMYRKGTVLVWQKVNEVTTKKIKLPKEAEEKEVEVTRTRTKVVPLHCDIIGDQFWEEYPEILAEDS; via the exons ATGGACAGAGTGATgaatacagttttgttttcaaaaagaagagTAGATGGTTTAAAAGAAGAGCAAG GATTTGATGCCCGAATTGTGTTGTATCCCAGCAACCAGAACTTAAAGGACTACCTCAGCTGGAGACAAGCGGATT gCCATATTAATAACCTTTACAATACAGTGTTTTGGATGCTTGTACAGCGAAGTGGTTTGACACCAGTGCAAGCACAGGATAGGCTGCAG gGGACTTTGGCTGGAGATaagaatgaaatattattttctgaattcaaCATCAACTACAACAATGAACCTTTGATGTACAGGAAAGGAACTGTCTTAGTATGGCAAAAG GTTAATGAAGTCACGACTAAGAAAATCAAACTgccaaaggaagcagaagaaaaggaagttgaAGTGACCCGGACTAGGACTAAAGTTGTTCCCCTGCACTGTGACATTATCGGGGACCAGTTCTGGGAGGAATATCCTGAGATTCTGGCTGAGGATAGTTGA
- the THG1L gene encoding probable tRNA(His) guanylyltransferase isoform X2: protein MTHVVSQFASSYVFYWKDYFKDQQLLYPPGFDARIVLYPSNQNLKDYLSWRQADCHINNLYNTVFWMLVQRSGLTPVQAQDRLQGTLAGDKNEILFSEFNINYNNEPLMYRKGTVLVWQKVNEVTTKKIKLPKEAEEKEVEVTRTRTKVVPLHCDIIGDQFWEEYPEILAEDS, encoded by the exons ATGACTCATGTGGTCTCCCAGTTTGCCTCAAGTTACGTTTTCTATTGGAAGGATTACTTCAAGGACCAGCAACTTCTGTACCCCCCAGGATTTGATGCCCGAATTGTGTTGTATCCCAGCAACCAGAACTTAAAGGACTACCTCAGCTGGAGACAAGCGGATT gCCATATTAATAACCTTTACAATACAGTGTTTTGGATGCTTGTACAGCGAAGTGGTTTGACACCAGTGCAAGCACAGGATAGGCTGCAG gGGACTTTGGCTGGAGATaagaatgaaatattattttctgaattcaaCATCAACTACAACAATGAACCTTTGATGTACAGGAAAGGAACTGTCTTAGTATGGCAAAAG GTTAATGAAGTCACGACTAAGAAAATCAAACTgccaaaggaagcagaagaaaaggaagttgaAGTGACCCGGACTAGGACTAAAGTTGTTCCCCTGCACTGTGACATTATCGGGGACCAGTTCTGGGAGGAATATCCTGAGATTCTGGCTGAGGATAGTTGA
- the LSM11 gene encoding U7 snRNA-associated Sm-like protein LSm11: MEEDEGAAGGAEQRHPPPRRRPGTERCPSPSRLDVSSSRFDPLLALYSASTPLPFPGAPCFNNLAEYESFQRGLLRPRGRRSAPSRRGPPASRSARRGPPAADPERIQRLRSLMVNAGHEQEAAEGGGTARRRRAPRNVLTRMPLHEGSPLGELHRCVRDGVKINVHVRTFKGLRGVCTGFLVAFDKFWNMALTDVDETYRKPVMGKAFYAEPQLTLTRLFNRLKLQESSVKKGADSKTVSEELALTNDSQTLGSKAGSGRGRAEDERERQKRLGRAGEKKMPGDSLHLAARGEADVGSGTARTEGASAGGTRTRSQSRRKRRPKVDYQQVFTRHINQIFIRGENVLLVHLAH; the protein is encoded by the exons ATGGAGGAGGACGAGGGTGCCGCGGGCGGCGCGGAGCAGCGGCACCCacccccccgccgccggcccggGACCGAgcgctgccccagccccagccgcCTGGACGTGAGCTCCAGCCGCTTCGACCCGCTGCTGGCGCTGTACTCGGCCAGCACGCCGCTGCCCTTCCCCGGCGCGCCCTGCTTCAACAACCTCGCCGAGTACGAGAGCTTCCAGCGCGGCCTGCTCCGCCCGCGGGGCCGCCGCTCCGCGCCCTCCCGCCGCGGCCCGCCCGCTTCCCGCTccgcccgccgcggcccgcccgccgccgaCCCGGAGCGCATCCAGCGCCTCCGCAGCCTCATGGTCAACGCGGGCCACGAGCAGGAGGCGGCCGAGGGCGGTGGGACGGCCCGGCGCCGGCGGGCACCGCGCAACGTCCTCACCAGGATGCCCC TCCATGAAGGCAGCCCGCTGGGGGAACTTCATCGCTGTGTCCGAGATGGTGTAAAAATCAATGTCCATGTCCGCACTTTCAAAGGGCTTCGGGGAGTCTGCACAGGGTTTTTGGTTGCATTTGACAAGTTCTGGAATATG GCCCTGACAGATGTGGATGAGACATACAGGAAACCAGTGATGGGCAAAGCTTTCTATGCAGAGCCTCAGCTCACACTCACCCGG CTGTTTAACAGACTCAAACTGCAGGAGTCCTCAGTAAAGAAGGGAGCTGACTCAAAGACTGTCTCAGAGGAGCTAGCCCTGACAAATGACTCTCAGACGCTGGGATCGAAAGCTGGATCAGGACGAGGGAGAGCAGAAGATGAGCGTGAGAGGCAGAAGCGCttgggcagagctggagagaagAAGATGCCAGGTGACAGTTTGCATCTGGCTGCCAGAGGTGAAGCTGATGTGGGCAGCGGGACTGCCCGCACAGAGGGTGCCAGTGCTGGTGGTACCCGTACAAGAAGCCAGTCACGGAGAAAAAGGAGGCCCAAAGTGGATTATCAGCAGGTGTTCACACGTCACATAAACCAGATCTTTATTCGAGGAGAGAATGTCCTGCTTGTCCATTTAGCACACTGA